From Paenibacillus sp. PL2-23:
CGAAAAAATACGTTTAAAGCCTTCGATGGGATTTAGCTTCTTCAGCTGAAATTTAAGACCTTCTCCCGTAAGCAAAAATCCGAATTGCATGATGTTGCCGACAACGCCCGCCAGCATAACGATGGCGAAAATGGGCAGCAGCATCATAAGAAATTGCGCGGCAATATTCATAAACAGCTCCATGACGTTGGCGGTTGTCAGCTCCATATTGAGCCAATGCTGGAAGAGTCCGCCGAACATGGCATCCACGCGGTTTCTATAATAATCGCCAAGCATCATGAATGAAGCGAACACGAACAGAAGAATAAATGCTCCGGGCAAATCCTGCGATTTGGCGACCTGGCCCTTCTTCCTGGCATCCTGGCGTTTCTTGGGTGTCGCTTTTTCCGTTTTCTCTTGGTTGAACATCTGCAAATCAAGCTGGAATCGAAACTTGCGCACCCTTGAAAGCCTCCTATTGTCCTTCTTGCGATCCGCCTTGAATTACCGCGAACAGCTGCTCCAGCGAATCGAACATAATGGAGAACAGCTTCTCGAACAAGGTCGCAAGTCCTGGCATAAGCAGGACGATCAAAAATAAACCCAGCATCAGCTTCAATGGCACACCAATAACAAATACATTGAATTGAGGCGCTGTTTTCGTCAAAAAGCCTAACCCTAAATCTGTCAGAAACATAGCCACTACGAGCGGGGCAGCGATTTGCAGGGCCAGCAGAAACGTATTGCTGAACACTCTTACCAGCAGCTCCGTTACGTTACCGCTCATCAGCCTGGCGAACAGCTCATTATCCAGCGGGATCCACTGGTAGCTGTCCATCAGTCCAGATAGCATATAATGATGGCCGTTCATCATCAGGAAAACGACCAGCATCAGCATAAATTTGAAATTGCCCAGAAGCGGCGCCGAAACACCGGAATGCGGATCTACGACGTTCGCCATCGCAAAGCCGATCTGCATATCCATTAAAGCGCCAGCGGTTTGCACCACCATAAAAAACAGATAAACGACGAACCCTATTAATAGACCGATAATAATTTCCCTCAGCACCGACAAGACATAAAGCGCATCCGGGACGATCGTCTGCTCCATGCCATAGGAGAGAAACACGATCAGCGATATAAAAAAGCCGAGGCCCAGTTTAAACGTATTCGGCACACCTCGGGAAGAAAAGACTGGAGCAACGACGAAAAACGCAGTAATTCGACAAAAAATAAGCAAAAAAATGGGGAAACCCTGTACGATCGCATTCATGCTCTCACAACCTAACCGATATACTGATGAAGATTATTCAGTAAGTTGTAGGTGAAATCGACGATCGTATTCAGTATCCATGGACCAAATACGATAATGGATACAAACACAGCGACAATTTTTGGGACAAAAGCAAGCGTCTGCTCCTGGATTTGCGTCGTCGCCTGGAACACGCTGACGATCAAACCTACTATCAGAGCAAGTGCAAGCATGGGTGCGCTGGCTTTCAGAACGGTAAAAACCGCATCTCCGGCTAGTCCGATTACAAAATCCGCGCTCATCGCCTTCATCACCTGCACTTATCATGTATTAAAACTGAGCAGCAACGATTTGGTGATCAAGTACCACCCGTCTACCAGAACAAACAGGAGCAGCTTAAAAGGAAGCGAAATCATAATAGGCGGCAGCATCATCATACCCATTGCCATTAGCGTGCTGGATACGATCATATCGATAACCAGAAACGGGATAAAGATCATAAATCCCATCTGGAACGCTGTCTTCAGCTCACTGATTGCGTATGCTGGGACAAGAACAGTCAGCGGTATGTCTTCTATGGTCGCCGGCTTCTCCGTCTTCGTATAATTCATGAAGAGCATGAGATCCTTTTCCCTTGTATGGACGAACATAAATTCCTTCATCGGTACCGCAGCCTTATCGAATGCTTCCGTCTGCGTCAATTCCCCCTTCAGATAGGGCTGAAGGGCCGTCTCGTTCACCTGGCCGAACGTAGGCGCCATAATGAACAAGGTGAGAAATAACGCGAGTCCGATCAGCACCTGATTCGGGGGCATCATCTGAGTCCCGAGGGACGTCCTGACGAAGCTGAGAACGATGACGATTCTTGTGAAGCTGGTCATCAGCACGAGTATGGCTGGCGCAAGGCTTAACACGGTAATGAGCAGCAATAGCGTTAAAGCGCTAGTGCCCGGCTGCTCCCCCTCCGCCCCTCCGATGTCGATTGACACGTCTGGCAGGGGATTGGCGAAAGCATGCGGCTGCGCCAGCATCGAGAACAGCAGCACAGCAGCAATAGACAGCAGCAGCTTATTTCTTCTCATGATCCATCAACCGTTCATTTGTATTATGTTCATGAAGCATAGCCTCCAATTGCTGTTTGCGATCGGACTGCTTGCTCATCTTGGATTGAAGCATATCCTGGAAGCTGGAGGCTTCGTTCCACTCCCCTGGCTCATCCCCGTCAGTCTTGGAGCGGCGCTGCCACTTGTCCAAGATGGACTTAAAGTCCACCCTCTTCCATGTCGTATCGCCCTGACGCTCCAATGCGGCTGCCAGCTGCGCCGCCTCCTCCGGATCGGTCAGCTTATCCAGCAACGTAATTTGTTGTCCAACGCCTACAATATAGATTCGCCCGCCTATATCTACAACCTGAAGCGATTGATTCTGGCCCAGCGCTATACCGCCAAGCGAACGCATGGAACGGTTGCCGCCCCATAGCTGATTGCGCTTGGACAGCCACTTCAGTGCAAACAGGATTAGCGCGACGACGACGGCCAGCGCAACCATGACCCAAACGAGGCTGCTGATCAAATCTGAGGCCGATGCGCCGGGAATATTGTCCTGCGGCTGCCCCAGGTCACCGATGCCGCTGGAATCAGCAGCAGCCAGTGTCGGCAATGCAGCCCACCCTACTAGCGTAAGGAGAGCCGCGCGCATTCTAGGATCCTTCATGATAGGGAAACCGTTACCCTAACGTTTTCTTAATCGCTTCGATAACGCGATCCGCTTGGAACGGCTTGACAATAAAGTCCTTTGCTCCAGCCTGGATGGCATCAATAACCATCGCTTGCTGACCCATCGCAGAACACATGATCACCTTCGCGTTGCCGTCGAGCTTTTTGATTTCCTTAAGCGCGGAGATCCCGTCCATCTCGGGCATCGTAATGTCCATTGTAATCAGATCCGGCTTAAGCTCCTTGTACTTCTCAACTGCCTGCGCACCATCCTGCGCTTCTCCAACTACCTCGTACCCGTTTTTGGACAGGATATCACGAATCATCATGCGCATAAATGCGGCGTCGTCTACGATAAGAATGCGGTTTGCCATCTTCATTTCCTCCTAGGATGTTATTGTAATTTTTGAATGCGGTCCCACTGGCTTACGATATCCGTGACGCGAACGCCGAAATTCTCATCGATAACAACAACCTCGCCTTTGGCAATCAGCTTGTTATTGACCAGAATATCGACAGGCTCGCCTGCCAGCTTGTCCAGCTCAATAATTGAGCCCTGAGAAAGCTCAAGAATATCCTTAATTTGTTTCTGGGTCCTACCTAATTCTACAGTGACCTTCAACGGTATGTCGAGCAATAAATTCAAATTCGTGCCGTCATTCGACGCAAATTGCGGCTGGCCAAAGTTGGCGAATTGAACAGGCTGCACATTCACATTTCGATTCGGGCTTGGCGCGTATCCGGCTGGCGGATATTGCCCCGCGTATGGATCATAGGCCGCAGCAGGCTGCCCATATCCAGGATATGGTGGAGCTGGCGGCTGCTGATACATTGGCGGTGGCGTCGGAGGAGCCATCATGCCCGCTGCCGCCGCTTGGTGCATGCCCGCATATGGATCGGGGGCCGCTGCCGCCGCTGGCTGCGCTGGCGCAGGCGCAGGCGCAGGTGGAGGCGTTGGCGCTGCTGCCGCAGGCGCCGGGGCAGGTGTCGGAGCTGGCAGCTCTTCAGCCGTACCCATTAGAATAGATACCATCTGCTTCGCGAACGTTACCGGCAGTAGCTGCATGATGGTGGAATCAATTAAATCGCCAATTGCAAGCCGGAATGAAATTTTGATGAACACATCGACAGGAGGAAGATGCCCCATGCCGTCTCCGTTATGAACATCCAGAATATCGATTCCAGGCGGTGAAATGTTGACAAAGCGATTGAAGATAGTTGACATCGACGTTGCCGAGGAGCCCATCATCTGATTCATGGCTTCCTGCACAGCGCTGATATGAATTTCATTCAGCTCGCCAGGAACCACCTGTCCCTCGCCGCCCAGCATCAAATCCGCAATAACCTGCGCGTCGTTCGTATGGATAACAAGCGAGTTAATGCCTTCGAAGCCGTCAACATAATTGACGCTGACCGCGACATGCGGCTTAGGAAATATATCGCCAAGCTCCTCGCGCTTGACCAAGGTAACCGTTGGCGTCGTAATATCTACTTTTTTGCCCAGCAGCGTCGACAATGCGGTAGCCGCGCTCCCAAAGGTAATGTTGCCGATTTCCCCCAGCGCGTCCTGCTCCATCTCGGACAAATAATCGGAGAGCACGACATCATTGGAAGGCGCTTCTTCAGGCTCGCCAGAGGATTGACGAAGCAGCGCGTCGATTTCCTCTTGTGACAAATAATCCTTACTCATCATTTTCTTCTTCAGCTCCTTCGTTTACGATTTTGTCCACTTGTATCGCAATTTTATCTCGAACCGAGCCTGGGCTTCCGATAAATTTTAATTTATCTCCAACAAAGATTTTTAAGCCTTCATCTACCGACTTGTTTAGATTTAACACATCGCCGGCGCTAAGGGACAGAAATTCGTTGATCGTAATGGACGTCTCGCCAAGCTCCGCAACAATGGGCAGCTTCGCTTTGTTTACGCGCTGCTCCAGAATTTCCACTTCGCCAGGGATACGCTCCTTCTTCTGCGACACGAACCAGTGATGAACAGACAGCCGCGGCATAATCGGCTCGATGACGACGTGCGGTATACATAGGTTGATCATGCCAGTCGTATCGCCAATCTTGGTACTGAATGAGATAAGGGCGATGGTTTCGTTAGGCGATACAATCTGCATGAATTGCGGATTCGTCTCCAGCGCCTCCAGTCGAGGCTGAATATCCATAACCGTCTTCCATGCTTCCTGCAGGCTGTCGAATGTTCTGGCGAATATTCTCTCCATAACAGTTGTTTCGATTTCGGTCAAATTGCTGATCTTGGAGGGAGCCACGCCTTGTCCGCCCAGCATCCTGTCCAGCATCGCATAAGCGACGTTGGGATGCACCTCCAGCACCATCCGCCCTTCCAGCGGCTCGGCTTCAAATATGTTCAGAATCGTCATTTTGGGTATGGAGCGAATGAACTCGTCATAAGGCAATTGTTCGACATCGACCACATTAATTTGAACAAAAGTGCGAAGCTGAGCCGAGAAATAGGTTGTCAAATATCGCGCGAAGTTCTCATGTATACGAGTCAAGCTGCGGATGTGATCCTTCGAGAACCGAACGGCGCGCTTGAAATCGTACACACTGACCTTGCGCGTTGTTTCTTCCTTCTTCAAATCCTCCGCATCCATTTCGCCGGACGATAAGGCGGCAAGCAGCGCGTCGATTTCGTTCTGCGATAATACATCAACCAATTCTCTCACCTCCTTCGAGGAATAGCTTCGCTAATTAAATCTCAGTAATAATAAAGTTCGTAATTTCTACCTTCACTAGCTTACCGCTTGGCAGTATGGGATTGATGAGCGTCAACAGCTTGGACTCCAGATAGTCCTCTCCGGCAGAGCCGTTCAGCTCCTCTGCCTTCAAGTCCGCGAGCGTGCGGCTCACGATTGGCTTGATCTCAATTTCGAGCAGCTTGTCGAACTCTTCTTTCGTTTTCTTCTCGTCTAGCTGGAAGGCGAAGCTCATACGAACGACATAGTTAGGGTCAAGCAGGTTCCGCTGAAAATCCTTCAGCTCAGAAGTTACTTCCACGCGTTCGTCAGCTGTCAACACCGCGATCTCGACAGGCTCTTCATGATGCGCCGCCTCGTCGGTCGGATCATTGAACATCGTCCGGAACAAAATAATGGCCACGATGGCGATGAGAGTGATGGACAATAAAATTGTAATTAACCAAGGCATCATCTTTTTCATGTCGAAGGACCCTCCGTTTTACTCTTTTGGGCCGCAGCAACGAGGCCAATTGTTTGAAGAAACTGCTGATTAAGCGCGATGAGCTCAGGCGTCTTTTCTTTCACGACAAGCTTATTGCCGGTCGTGAGCGTAATAACGGTATCAGCAGCCTCTTCAATCAATTCAATTAGAAGAGCATTAATTGTTATTTTGGTTCCGTTCAAACGCGTTACGGTAATCATGAGTTATCCCCTCTTTATTTCGGGGAGGCTTGCGCCTCCCCCTGTGCTATGGATTGGATTAACGTTTCAGATTGACAACCTCTTGCAAAATTTCGTCGGAGGTCGTGATAATTCGGGAGTTCGCTTGGAAGCCGCGCTGTGCCACAATCATTTCGGTAAACTCGGCTGTCAGATCGACGTTCGACATCTCCAGCTGTCCAGAGATGATGGCGCCTGTTCCAGCTTCGGCGTCATTGGCTGCGAACAGCTCGAACTCTCCCTCCGGATTGGCGTTGACAGTCATCCGATACAGGTTACCGCCAACCTTCTCAAGACCGCTGGGGTTGACGACTCTGGCAACGCCGAGCGGTCCGTATTCCACCTGACCGTCCGCTGTCACACCAAGCAGAGTACCGTTCTGGCTAATCGTAAACGCCGTAACCTCTTCATCCAGCACGATTGGGGCTCCATCCTGACCGAGCACGAACATGCCGTCCTGCGTAACGAGCTGTCTATTCGCATCCAGTGTAAAGTTACCGGCGCGTGTCAGCAGCATTTCCCCTCCGTCGCCGGCGGATACAACAAAAAATCCGTCGCCGTCAATGCGGAGGTCTGTTACTTGATTCGTTGTCATAGCAGATCCCGCGGTATGAATCGTATCAATCGAACCAATCGCAACGCCAAGACCGATCTGCTTGGCGTTAACGCCGCCGCTTGTGCCTTCCTCAGGCGCCGTTACGCCGGACACCGTCTGGCTTAGAATGTCCTGGAACATAACGCGGCCCGCTTTGAAGCCGACCGTGTTCACGTTCGCAATGTTATTGCCGATGACGTCAAGCTTGGTTTGAAACCCTCGCATACCGGATACGCCGGAGTACATAGATCTTAACATGGTTTCAGTTCCCCCAATGGTTATAATTTACAGATGTCCGCTGCTTCAATCGATCCGCATGCGGCAAGGCCTCCGTTAGGTCCAGCCTTAAGAAATAATAATGGCGCTGTCTATTTGCGTAAATACGCTGCTCTTCATTTGATTGCCATCCATGGCCGTTACCACGGTACGGCTTGGTACATTCACGATCATGGCAATATCCTTTAATACAATTAAGGAATCCTTGGCGCCCTTGGATGCCGCGTCGTCGACAGCCTTCATAAGCTGATTCAGCGATTCGGGCTGAAGCGTGATGCCTCTCTGCTGCATGCGCACTTCGGCGTGATGGCTGAACCTCAAGGTTGTGGAGCTAAGCAGCTTGCCGAATGGAGTGGCCGATCCCGTCTGGCCGTTGCCGGTCTTGGCTGTTTTGTCAGAAGCTAGCGGCGACTGCTTGATCGGAAACAGATGTCCAATCTTCATGGAATCGCTCATGGTGCTTCCACCTCTTCCGCTCCGGCCTCAGCCTCATCGGCATCTTCCTCCGGCTCAGCCTCAGTCCTGCCAGGATCTGTGTCCGAGATCGAAACGAGATAGTCCAACGCCACTTCCTTGGCACCGATCTGGGCGTATAATACGCCGTCCTTCGACAAGATGGAATCCACCTGCCCGCTCATGGTCGCGATCGCGCCAGTCTCGTCATATTCGTTCCACTCCACAAACTTTCCGATCATGCTGGAGGCTGCACCAATATTTTGACGCATTAACGATAATTCAGTGGACATATTCATCAGCTGCTCAACGGACGTGAACTGCGCCATCTGTGCGATAAATTCCTTGTCCTGCAAGGGCTGCATGGGATCTTGGTTGCGCAGCTGCGTGACCAGAATAGTTAGAAATTGATCCTTCCCAAGTGTGTCCGAGCTGCTTCTGGCAGCTGCAGTCCGAACGTTTGACACATCATAATTGGGCCATACGTTGCGCGTCGATACGCTGTCTGCCATCCTTCGTTCACCTCCCGTCATCCCTATTGAAAGCTATCCCATCCTGCTCTTAGCCACTTAAGCTGTTTCATTGATGGAACGTCCGTATCCCAAGCCCTGAATAGCAGCTTGCTCCACCAGGTCGGATTCAAACGCGTTATCTGTTACCTTCTGGTCATCTCGGAAGCCTTGACGATTGCCTGATGACTGTCCACCCTGCTGGCCGTGGCCCGCATGCTGCTGAGACAGCTCGGATGAGGAGGAGCTTTGTGTCACCTCCAGCTTATCCACATGGAGACCCTGTGCTTGCAGGGACGCTCTCAGCTGTGCCATCTGGTTGTCCAGCATATCCTTAGCCATAGCGGAATCCGTCTGGAATATCGCGGTCAGCACACCATTCTGCATCGAGATCCGCACATCCACTTGACCCAGATGCTCAGGGAACAGCATCAGCTTTGCCTCAGACAAGCCGCTAACGGTATGTATATCAAACTTCGATACGATCATGCCGTTCATGGTCTCTGCGAAATCATCAGCCAGTACGAAGGCCGAAGGCGCCGCAGCTGCCTTATGCAATAGCGGAGAAAACTCCTTTACATTATCCGGTCCGATAAAAGGCAGTGTCCCTGAAGCGAGCGATTCGCCGCCTTTGGCCTCGCCAGCCATTTCCTCGTAAGGCATACCCGCCGCCTCGGCAGCTGACGATATCGCCCCATTCAAAACAGAGGGATGATTCACCGCCTGCGACAGCCGCTGGAGAAGAGCTGATGTATCTTTAGTCGTTGCAGGCTGAGCCATCAACCAAGCTGGAAGTGCTGCTTCCGACTGGGCTTTACTGCTGGAGCTTGAAGATTTGTCCTCCGACAAACTAACCGCCATCGTTTGCAATTGAGCCATAATCAGCGCAAATGGCTCCTGGCCCTTCAGCTGCTTCATAGCTCCAAGCTGCAACGCTGCCTGTAGCTGAAGCAAACCATCCTGAATACCTGATTTCACATTGGCAAGCATCTCGTGGGCATCTACAGTCTCTGATGCGTCGCCAGAGCCGGTATTCGTTGGAGGCATCGGTACGCCAAGCAGAGCGAGTAGCGCCTGTAAGGAATCAAGCAAGGCTTGAAGCTGTTCAAGCTGCTCCAATGCCGCGTTCGATTCATTCGATTGTGCCATGCTCGCATCCAGCTGATCCACCAACCCTTCAATGAAAAAGCTGATGTCTTCAACGGTAGGGGTTGCACCTTGCTCTGCTCCCGCAGTCAGCGCCTCCAGTCCAGCAGCAATGGCAAGTAGCCCGACGGTAGATGGTTGTTCGCTGCCGCCATTAGCTTCTGTGCCCATGATCTGAACCAGTGCCTGCTGAAAGCCCTCTCCCTCAGAGCCAGCTGTTCCGTTCGCATTCGACCCTAGCTTAGCGGCAGATGCTTGTCCCATTGAGGTGCTGCTTACATGTAGCATATCCATTTCAATTCACCTCCTTTCCCGTACCTGCTTTGGCATTATGAGCCAGACATCAGCTTGGACATGATACCTGCTGCCGCTTCCTCGTCAATGCTCGACATCTCTGCCAGAATGGAAGAACGAGTGCCGTCATCCACGGCATTCAAGATGCGGATAACCTTGCTGGGACTAATATCAATCATCCCAATAAGCATTTCGCCTGCGCTTTTAGCGTCCATGGCCGAGAAAGTTGCACGAAGCTGGTCCTGATTCAATGTGGAGGATGCCGGCTTTTCAACCGCAGCAGCGGCTTCCGCTTTTTCGAGACGGGCTTGCAGCGCTGCAAGCTGCTGATCCTTAGCCGTCACGCTGTCCTTCATCTTCATCGTCACCTCTGCGGCGATCGCAGGATTCATCTTCTCCATAATTCGGACTCGGTCATCCGCACGCATCGCCGAGAACAACAACACCATTTCATCATTGGTCAGGTTCTGTACGATTGGAGCCGCCTTGCTGGGCGTCATCCTGGTGAACATGCTGGCAAGCTCGGTAATCTTCGCTTGGTATTGCTCGTCATCCAGCTTCTTTTCTTCCGTCTGCTGCTTCAACGCTTCATTCTCTTGCTCTAGCTCCTTGACTGCCGTCTCTTGCGAGGATTGTGAGCTGGTCGTGTCCGCAAGCTGCTGCTTGGCTTCGGCGAGCTCAGCCTCGAGCTCCTGTATACGTTCGTTCATCTTGATCGTCCGGATTTGATCGTCATCCATTGTGCTGCCGGTAACCTCCGGCTCCGGCAGAACGTTCTTCACCACGGGGACAGATTGTCCGAACTGAAGCGCTCGATTACGGAAATCGGTGTCGAACAAGGTAAGCAGTACGCCCAACAAAACGATTACGAATAAGATCGGCACCATCACGAACAAGAAGCGTTCGAACCCGTTATAACCTTTTTCCAATTCTGCATCCGCCATATTCTTCACTCCTTCAAGCGGCGTCCCACGGTGCTACGGGGTAGGCATGATGAACCTAACGGTCGCCATTTCGTCAAGCTCGTTCTGCTCCTTCAGCTGCAAAGCCTGCTTAAAACGATCAAGAGCATGGTCTTTGGCTTTCAGCCACACCTTTTCGTCCTTCATTTTGTCTGCAAGCTTCGAACGGTTTTGCTCAACCTTGCGTTCAGCCTGCCATACATCCTTCAGCTTCTGTTCAATGCGCAGCTGCAGGTGGTCGATGTAATCGCCAATCAACCGCAAATCGGATAATGGCATGCCAGTCTGGGAAGCCTCCTGAAGCTTGTTCTCCCAATCCGACTTGATCTCCCTAAGCTCGTGGAGCGACTTTTCTTCCTCTTGCAGTGAGCTAAGCGCTGTTGACAGCACCCATTCCGCCTGCGTCTTTTCGCTGGTCTTCAGGTCTACAATTTTTTGAAAGGAATAATGAAAGGAAGCCAATCCGCTCAACTCCTATAAAATTCATTCAGAAGACGTTCCTGCGTATGCTGCAGATTTGTTTTTTCATTCGTTTTTTGTCTGGTGAAGGCATGAATAGCGTCGATATGTTCAATGGCCGTATCGATTTCTTTGTTCGAGCCTAGCTGATACGCCCCGATATTGATGAGATCCTCCGAATCCTTGTAGAGAGAGAGCAGCCGCTTTAACCGATTGGCTGCATCCTGCTGCTCTTCGGATACGATTTCCTTCATCACGCGGCTTACGGAGGCCAGCACGTCTATCGCAGGGAAGTGGCCTTTATGGGCAATATGACGACTGAGCACAATATGGCCATCCAGAATGCCTCGCACCGCGTCCGCTATCGGCTCATTCATATCATCACCATCAACCAATACGGTATAGAAGGCGGTGATGGAGCCTTTGACTCCGGTTCCCGCTCGCTCCAGCAGCTTGGGCAACGCAGCGAATACGGATGGTGTATAACCCCGTGTAGCGGGAGGCTCGCCCACGGCAAGACCTACCTCGCGAAGCGCCATTGCATAGCGGGTAACGGAATCCATCATCAGCATCACGTTCAGTCCGCGGTCCCGGAAATATTCCGCGATGCTGGTCGCGATAAGCGCGCCCTTCATTCGAATGAGCGCCGGCTGGTCGGAAGTTGCAACGATTACGACAGAACGAGCTAAGCCTTCAGGTCCCAGGTCCTTCTCCATAAACTCCAGCACTTCCCGGCCTCGTTCGCCAATCAACGCAATCACATTGACATCAGCTGACGTATTGCGGGCGATCATGCCGAGCAGGGTGCTCTTGCCTACTCCGGAGCCAGCGAATATGCCAACGCGCTGGCCTTGGCCGACAGTCAGCAAGCCGTCAATCGCGCGCACACCGATACTAAGCGGATCCTTGACTCTCGGCCTGCTCAGTGGATTACTTGGCTCGTT
This genomic window contains:
- the fliQ gene encoding flagellar biosynthesis protein FliQ, whose amino-acid sequence is MSADFVIGLAGDAVFTVLKASAPMLALALIVGLIVSVFQATTQIQEQTLAFVPKIVAVFVSIIVFGPWILNTIVDFTYNLLNNLHQYIG
- a CDS encoding response regulator, which gives rise to MANRILIVDDAAFMRMMIRDILSKNGYEVVGEAQDGAQAVEKYKELKPDLITMDITMPEMDGISALKEIKKLDGNAKVIMCSAMGQQAMVIDAIQAGAKDFIVKPFQADRVIEAIKKTLG
- a CDS encoding flagellar basal body-associated FliL family protein; this translates as MKKMMPWLITILLSITLIAIVAIILFRTMFNDPTDEAAHHEEPVEIAVLTADERVEVTSELKDFQRNLLDPNYVVRMSFAFQLDEKKTKEEFDKLLEIEIKPIVSRTLADLKAEELNGSAGEDYLESKLLTLINPILPSGKLVKVEITNFIITEI
- the fliY gene encoding flagellar motor switch phosphatase FliY, with the translated sequence MMSKDYLSQEEIDALLRQSSGEPEEAPSNDVVLSDYLSEMEQDALGEIGNITFGSAATALSTLLGKKVDITTPTVTLVKREELGDIFPKPHVAVSVNYVDGFEGINSLVIHTNDAQVIADLMLGGEGQVVPGELNEIHISAVQEAMNQMMGSSATSMSTIFNRFVNISPPGIDILDVHNGDGMGHLPPVDVFIKISFRLAIGDLIDSTIMQLLPVTFAKQMVSILMGTAEELPAPTPAPAPAAAAPTPPPAPAPAPAQPAAAAAPDPYAGMHQAAAAGMMAPPTPPPMYQQPPAPPYPGYGQPAAAYDPYAGQYPPAGYAPSPNRNVNVQPVQFANFGQPQFASNDGTNLNLLLDIPLKVTVELGRTQKQIKDILELSQGSIIELDKLAGEPVDILVNNKLIAKGEVVVIDENFGVRVTDIVSQWDRIQKLQ
- the fliR gene encoding flagellar biosynthetic protein FliR, which codes for MNAIVQGFPIFLLIFCRITAFFVVAPVFSSRGVPNTFKLGLGFFISLIVFLSYGMEQTIVPDALYVLSVLREIIIGLLIGFVVYLFFMVVQTAGALMDMQIGFAMANVVDPHSGVSAPLLGNFKFMLMLVVFLMMNGHHYMLSGLMDSYQWIPLDNELFARLMSGNVTELLVRVFSNTFLLALQIAAPLVVAMFLTDLGLGFLTKTAPQFNVFVIGVPLKLMLGLFLIVLLMPGLATLFEKLFSIMFDSLEQLFAVIQGGSQEGQ
- a CDS encoding flagellar FlbD family protein; this translates as MITVTRLNGTKITINALLIELIEEAADTVITLTTGNKLVVKEKTPELIALNQQFLQTIGLVAAAQKSKTEGPST
- the fliM gene encoding flagellar motor switch protein FliM; translated protein: MVDVLSQNEIDALLAALSSGEMDAEDLKKEETTRKVSVYDFKRAVRFSKDHIRSLTRIHENFARYLTTYFSAQLRTFVQINVVDVEQLPYDEFIRSIPKMTILNIFEAEPLEGRMVLEVHPNVAYAMLDRMLGGQGVAPSKISNLTEIETTVMERIFARTFDSLQEAWKTVMDIQPRLEALETNPQFMQIVSPNETIALISFSTKIGDTTGMINLCIPHVVIEPIMPRLSVHHWFVSQKKERIPGEVEILEQRVNKAKLPIVAELGETSITINEFLSLSAGDVLNLNKSVDEGLKIFVGDKLKFIGSPGSVRDKIAIQVDKIVNEGAEEENDE
- the fliP gene encoding flagellar type III secretion system pore protein FliP (The bacterial flagellar biogenesis protein FliP forms a type III secretion system (T3SS)-type pore required for flagellar assembly.), which encodes MLAQPHAFANPLPDVSIDIGGAEGEQPGTSALTLLLLITVLSLAPAILVLMTSFTRIVIVLSFVRTSLGTQMMPPNQVLIGLALFLTLFIMAPTFGQVNETALQPYLKGELTQTEAFDKAAVPMKEFMFVHTREKDLMLFMNYTKTEKPATIEDIPLTVLVPAYAISELKTAFQMGFMIFIPFLVIDMIVSSTLMAMGMMMLPPIMISLPFKLLLFVLVDGWYLITKSLLLSFNT
- a CDS encoding TIGR02530 family flagellar biosynthesis protein: MSDSMKIGHLFPIKQSPLASDKTAKTGNGQTGSATPFGKLLSSTTLRFSHHAEVRMQQRGITLQPESLNQLMKAVDDAASKGAKDSLIVLKDIAMIVNVPSRTVVTAMDGNQMKSSVFTQIDSAIIIS
- a CDS encoding flagellar biosynthetic protein FliO, with the protein product MKDPRMRAALLTLVGWAALPTLAAADSSGIGDLGQPQDNIPGASASDLISSLVWVMVALAVVVALILFALKWLSKRNQLWGGNRSMRSLGGIALGQNQSLQVVDIGGRIYIVGVGQQITLLDKLTDPEEAAQLAAALERQGDTTWKRVDFKSILDKWQRRSKTDGDEPGEWNEASSFQDMLQSKMSKQSDRKQQLEAMLHEHNTNERLMDHEKK
- the flgG gene encoding flagellar basal body rod protein FlgG; this translates as MLRSMYSGVSGMRGFQTKLDVIGNNIANVNTVGFKAGRVMFQDILSQTVSGVTAPEEGTSGGVNAKQIGLGVAIGSIDTIHTAGSAMTTNQVTDLRIDGDGFFVVSAGDGGEMLLTRAGNFTLDANRQLVTQDGMFVLGQDGAPIVLDEEVTAFTISQNGTLLGVTADGQVEYGPLGVARVVNPSGLEKVGGNLYRMTVNANPEGEFELFAANDAEAGTGAIISGQLEMSNVDLTAEFTEMIVAQRGFQANSRIITTSDEILQEVVNLKR
- a CDS encoding flagellar hook capping FlgD N-terminal domain-containing protein produces the protein MADSVSTRNVWPNYDVSNVRTAAARSSSDTLGKDQFLTILVTQLRNQDPMQPLQDKEFIAQMAQFTSVEQLMNMSTELSLMRQNIGAASSMIGKFVEWNEYDETGAIATMSGQVDSILSKDGVLYAQIGAKEVALDYLVSISDTDPGRTEAEPEEDADEAEAGAEEVEAP